The segment GAACCGAAACAAAGTATTTACCGGATGGGTTGCGTCGAATCGTGGCAGAGAGAATTCTCCCTTCCACTTCACGTGATTTGGCCTTCACCCAACCTAACTTCGGAAGCTTGATCCGATTCCCGGCCACTTCAATCGAAGGCTTCCTTCCTTTTGGGTAGTTGCACTGGGAAATGTAGGACTGGACGCGATTCCTTCTGCTTTTGAAACGGGGTTTGTCATTTTGCTTCTTGAAGAAGCGTGAAAAGGCAACCGTCAAATTCTTCAACGAATTTTGCAAAGATGTGGAATCCACTTCGTTCAGCCAGTCGATCTCTTTTTTCAACTGAGTTAATTGTCTGGAACAAGCATTATATGTAAGACCTTTTCCTGTATGCTGATAGTTCTCATTCCATTTGGCCAGAAATTGATTGAACACAAAACGGCTGCAACCCATGGATTTATGGATCAAGGTGGCTTGCTTGGGTGTTGGATACAGACGAAATTTATATGCTTTGTGCATTTTTTCACCTCCTAGCGTTTAATGTTCTTTAACCCCCACGGTTAGGATGGAAGGAATATACTCATTGTTTTCGCATTTCACTTCAGCCATGGACTTACGCATGCATGACGATTGGCTATTTGCGATCCATTTTTCAATGAGCCACTCATCCTTAGTTTAACCACGGAACGTATGTTTGTAAATGCTCTTCAGAATTTGTCGTTCTAAGGATCCCCACAAGGGAGGGGAGATCCCGAACGACGCTCGCTTTCATCCCAACCCTAAAAGGCTGGGTTTTATCGCTCGCTTTTTATAAAACCGATGCGGCCTTCCGACCGCATCGGTTGTCACTCCGGATGATTCCCTTACGATTGCTTGCCTGCCTGTTGCTGTTGAGCCTGACGGACCAACCGCTTGGTGATCTCCCCTCCGACAGAACCGTTGGCCCTGGCCGTGGTCGACTCGCCCAGCTTGACACCGAATTCGGAGGCGATCTCCTCTTTGTACTGTTGCAACACCGCGGCGGATCCAGGTACCAACAGACGGTTGCTGCTACGGGTACGCGCCATTTATACTCACCTCCTTTTAAGTCTTAGTCTGGTTGGAATGGAGGAAAGCATGAGGCTCACTTGTTTCCAAGGAAAGGGGAGCCATGTAGTCTGTTCGCCAGTGCCTGGGGATCTTTTAAAACCAGCCCTCTTGCGTTGATTATCCATATTTTGGGCGGGGAGATCGTGTTCTACCACGCGATCATTGAGGGCACAAGTCGCGCCTGGGGTCGTTCCTGCC is part of the Kroppenstedtia eburnea genome and harbors:
- a CDS encoding alpha/beta-type small acid-soluble spore protein — translated: MARTRSSNRLLVPGSAAVLQQYKEEIASEFGVKLGESTTARANGSVGGEITKRLVRQAQQQQAGKQS